From the genome of Candidatus Jidaibacter acanthamoeba, one region includes:
- the odhB gene encoding 2-oxoglutarate dehydrogenase complex dihydrolipoyllysine-residue succinyltransferase, which translates to MSVNIVVPPLGESVTEATIAKWHKKEGEFINVDELLVEIETDKVTLEVNAPASGTIGEIKSKEGDLVKVGQLLGTMSEGNSKAAAQPTQAEAPKSAPQSIALSPAYSSDKILSPAANKLAAEKGVDVNQITGSGKDGRITKEDVLFPQQAEAITSGSGDNSNREVRVKMTRLRKTIAQRLKESQNTAAILTTFNEVDMSEAFRIRKLYQEKFQEKHGIKLGFMSFFVKACVAVLKEIPAVNGSIEGDDIIYKNYYDIGVAVGTEQGLVVPVLRDADKLSFAGVEKGIASLGKKARDGKLSMQDMMGGTFSITNGGTYGSLLSTPIINPPQSGILGMHNIVQRPVAVNGNVEIRPMMYVALSYDHRIIDGKEAVTFLVKIKELVENPEKLLFDI; encoded by the coding sequence ATGTCTGTAAATATTGTAGTCCCGCCGCTTGGTGAATCAGTGACTGAAGCAACCATTGCTAAATGGCATAAAAAAGAAGGTGAATTCATCAATGTTGATGAGTTACTGGTTGAGATTGAAACCGATAAGGTTACTCTTGAAGTTAATGCCCCTGCTTCCGGCACAATCGGAGAAATAAAAAGTAAAGAAGGTGACTTAGTTAAGGTAGGTCAATTACTCGGTACTATGTCCGAAGGTAATAGTAAGGCAGCTGCTCAACCTACTCAAGCCGAGGCACCGAAAAGTGCTCCTCAATCCATTGCTCTAAGCCCTGCTTATTCTAGTGATAAAATCTTATCTCCTGCGGCAAATAAACTTGCAGCAGAAAAAGGAGTAGACGTAAATCAGATCACCGGTAGCGGCAAAGACGGTAGAATAACTAAAGAAGATGTGTTATTCCCTCAACAAGCTGAGGCAATAACTTCAGGAAGCGGAGATAACTCGAACAGAGAAGTTAGAGTTAAAATGACCAGACTTCGTAAAACCATTGCCCAAAGATTAAAAGAATCGCAAAACACTGCTGCTATTCTCACAACTTTTAACGAAGTTGATATGAGCGAAGCATTTAGGATTCGTAAACTTTACCAAGAAAAATTCCAGGAAAAACATGGTATTAAACTTGGGTTTATGTCTTTTTTCGTTAAAGCTTGTGTTGCTGTGTTAAAAGAAATACCCGCAGTAAACGGGTCAATTGAAGGTGATGATATTATATATAAAAACTACTATGATATCGGTGTAGCAGTCGGAACTGAACAGGGATTAGTTGTTCCGGTATTAAGGGATGCTGACAAGCTATCATTTGCAGGCGTTGAGAAAGGCATTGCATCTTTAGGCAAAAAAGCAAGAGACGGTAAGCTTTCCATGCAGGATATGATGGGTGGAACATTCAGTATTACCAACGGTGGAACTTATGGCTCGCTCCTTTCTACTCCGATCATAAATCCTCCTCAATCTGGTATTTTAGGTATGCATAATATTGTACAAAGACCGGTTGCAGTGAACGGTAATGTGGAAATAAGACCGATGATGTACGTTGCTCTTTCTTATGATCATAGGATTATTGATGGTAAAGAAGCAGTAACATTTTTAGTTAAAATTAAAGAACTGGTTGAAAACCCTGAGAAGTTACTATTTGATATATAA
- a CDS encoding APC family permease, translating into MSSSVARKIGFWSLVSIVISSQVGSGIFMLPASLAHFGGIAAFSWVFTGCGAILLALAFAELSKRFPKNGGPHVFVQEAFGKNAAFFVAWGYWVISWSSTTAVIIASIGYFGSLFGGFDIKTGLILELLLLWFFTWINLKGVKASGYIEIVFTVLKVVPLIVLPIACIPHFQIENFIPLNTSGTSNLSALNAAALITFWGFIGVECATTPADSVDNPKRTIPRAIIFGTITVAIINLLCSLAIMGVVPMEQLKISKAPFTDAAKFAFGGNLHYFISLAAAVVCFGTLNAWILVSGQIALGAAQDGLFPKVFAKQNSNGSPYFSILAASLGMVPLILFTLNDNLVDQFTKIIDNSVTVFLIIYAICILSLLKILARDKASLISYIIAIAALLFCGWALFACSAEMIIISISVFLSGLPIYLLKK; encoded by the coding sequence ATGTCTAGTTCTGTCGCCCGCAAAATCGGGTTCTGGTCACTTGTTTCAATTGTAATCAGCAGTCAAGTCGGCTCAGGTATTTTTATGCTACCTGCAAGCCTAGCGCATTTCGGTGGTATTGCTGCCTTTAGTTGGGTTTTTACCGGTTGTGGCGCTATTTTACTCGCTCTTGCATTTGCAGAACTCTCCAAACGATTTCCGAAAAACGGCGGCCCTCATGTTTTTGTTCAAGAAGCATTTGGTAAAAATGCAGCTTTCTTTGTTGCTTGGGGATATTGGGTTATTTCATGGTCTAGTACTACTGCAGTCATTATTGCATCAATTGGGTATTTTGGCTCATTGTTCGGAGGGTTTGACATTAAAACCGGTCTTATTTTAGAGCTACTACTTCTTTGGTTTTTCACTTGGATTAATTTAAAAGGCGTAAAGGCTTCCGGATACATAGAAATAGTATTTACAGTATTAAAAGTAGTACCTTTAATAGTGCTGCCCATTGCTTGTATCCCACACTTTCAAATTGAGAATTTTATACCTCTTAATACATCCGGTACATCAAATTTAAGTGCATTAAATGCCGCCGCTCTTATAACTTTCTGGGGGTTCATCGGAGTTGAGTGCGCAACCACCCCGGCCGACTCAGTAGATAACCCGAAAAGAACTATTCCTCGCGCTATTATTTTTGGAACTATTACAGTTGCTATAATCAATCTACTATGCAGTCTGGCTATAATGGGTGTGGTTCCGATGGAGCAATTGAAAATCTCTAAAGCTCCTTTTACTGATGCTGCTAAGTTTGCATTTGGAGGTAATCTGCACTATTTTATTTCTCTAGCAGCTGCAGTTGTTTGCTTTGGCACGCTTAATGCATGGATTCTAGTCAGTGGTCAGATAGCCTTAGGGGCAGCACAAGATGGCCTCTTCCCGAAAGTTTTTGCTAAACAAAATAGCAATGGATCTCCATATTTTAGTATTTTAGCTGCTTCGCTTGGCATGGTGCCGTTAATACTATTTACCTTAAACGATAATTTAGTTGATCAGTTTACTAAGATAATTGATAACTCAGTCACTGTGTTTTTAATTATCTATGCAATATGCATTTTAAGTTTACTAAAAATATTAGCTAGAGATAAGGCTAGCTTAATATCATATATAATAGCTATTGCTGCTCTATTGTTCTGCGGTTGGGCATTATTTGCCTGTAGTGCTGAAATGATAATCATATCAATTTCAGTCTTTTTAAGCGGGCTTCCTATATACCTTTTAAAGAAATAA
- a CDS encoding phage minor head protein — translation MRKKFSVNGTTRFYNRIKVYVDTNEEKYFKEAVEKIEKNSNPGNHVLLQNRRNAQAEILDSTKDLIYSKPNQPLLPPDAEIKIIPAHTILPRGIDKIWPKRVDSGYYIWRTRLDDKVRDSHANLEGKVFALDNKLSFGLPGEDFNCRCYKEEIPINAEIISEIIEVKYLRSMNIELNILIGAAKSCVNLLQNYESKPGGFVNYNSKEFLRKENSYQD, via the coding sequence GTGAGGAAGAAATTTTCCGTAAATGGAACTACTCGTTTTTATAACCGTATTAAAGTGTATGTAGATACCAACGAAGAAAAGTATTTTAAAGAAGCGGTAGAAAAAATTGAGAAGAACTCTAATCCGGGAAATCACGTCTTGTTACAAAACCGAAGGAATGCCCAGGCTGAAATACTTGATTCTACTAAAGATCTTATATACTCAAAACCTAATCAACCTTTGCTTCCCCCTGATGCGGAAATAAAAATAATACCTGCCCATACGATTTTGCCTAGAGGTATAGATAAAATATGGCCAAAGAGGGTAGACAGCGGTTATTATATTTGGCGCACCCGCTTAGATGATAAAGTTAGAGATTCGCATGCAAACTTAGAGGGCAAAGTTTTTGCTCTTGATAATAAGTTAAGCTTCGGCTTGCCGGGAGAGGACTTTAATTGCCGATGTTACAAAGAAGAAATCCCGATTAATGCTGAAATAATTTCCGAGATTATTGAAGTTAAGTATTTAAGGTCAATGAATATTGAGCTTAATATCCTTATAGGAGCGGCAAAAAGTTGTGTAAATCTATTGCAAAATTATGAAAGTAAACCTGGCGGATTTGTGAATTATAATAGTAAAGAATTTTTACGAAAGGAAAATAGTTATCAGGACTAA
- the tkt gene encoding transketolase, with translation MGFSLGDFNLSLAIRFLSMDMVENAKSGHPGMPMGMADVATVLYKYFLKFNPQAPDWADRDRFILSAGHGSALLYSLLYLTGYEDIDINQLKSFRKLGSKTAGHPEYHLAKGIETSTGPLGQGLANGVGMALAERMLNAEFGDELVNHKTYIIVSDGCLAEGISQEAISIAGHLRLKNLIILFDDNGITIDGPINLSTSDNHLKRFEASNWNVKQIDGHDYNQIRQALEVAQTSDKPMFIACKTKIGFGSPTKEGKSSAHGSPLGREEIVKIREKFNWQSPPFVIPKEILNEWRSIAARNLDEYNRWNKEFNNSNKKDKLKSYLSGEIPLSFKQGSESLKRKLCIEANTDEPSRKSSERIVELMAEHIENIRGGSADLTPSNNTKARNQNPITPGDYSGRYIHYGIREHAMAAMMNGIVLHGGFIPYGGTFLAFSDYCRPAIRLSALMALRVIYVMTHDSIGLGEDGPTHQPVEHLAALRAIPNLLVFRPCDVIETLECWDIALNQQGTPSVLALSRQNLPQLRKEYFKENHSALGAYIIKKEEKELKVTIFASGSEVSLALVVAEKLEEAGSGARVISVPCMDLFKMQDKEYQVSLTCNNSLKVAIEAGVEQGWERLIGAHGIFIGMESFGESGTASELFKYFGFDPENIFKKITPYLKK, from the coding sequence ATGGGCTTTTCTTTGGGCGATTTTAATCTTTCACTTGCAATCAGATTTCTCAGCATGGATATGGTGGAAAATGCTAAATCAGGGCATCCCGGTATGCCTATGGGAATGGCGGACGTTGCAACTGTGTTATATAAATATTTTTTAAAGTTTAATCCTCAAGCACCCGATTGGGCTGATAGAGATAGGTTTATTCTTTCGGCAGGGCACGGATCGGCATTATTATATTCATTGTTATATTTAACCGGGTATGAAGACATCGATATCAATCAACTTAAGAGTTTCAGAAAACTCGGCTCTAAAACCGCAGGTCATCCTGAATATCATTTAGCTAAGGGTATTGAAACTTCTACCGGCCCTTTAGGGCAAGGTTTAGCTAATGGTGTAGGGATGGCGCTTGCCGAGAGAATGCTCAATGCCGAATTCGGTGATGAATTAGTAAACCATAAAACCTATATAATTGTCAGTGACGGATGTTTAGCTGAAGGAATAAGTCAGGAAGCAATCTCAATTGCCGGACATTTGCGCCTAAAAAACCTAATTATTTTATTTGATGATAACGGTATTACAATCGACGGCCCAATCAATCTTTCAACTTCCGATAACCATTTAAAGCGTTTCGAAGCTTCTAATTGGAATGTGAAACAAATAGACGGTCATGATTATAATCAAATCAGGCAAGCTTTAGAGGTTGCGCAAACTTCGGATAAGCCGATGTTTATAGCCTGTAAGACTAAAATAGGTTTCGGCTCTCCGACTAAGGAAGGAAAATCTTCCGCTCACGGTTCACCTCTTGGCAGGGAAGAGATTGTTAAAATTAGAGAGAAATTTAACTGGCAATCTCCACCTTTTGTTATTCCTAAAGAAATTTTAAATGAATGGAGAAGTATTGCTGCACGAAATCTTGATGAATACAACAGATGGAATAAAGAATTTAATAATAGTAACAAAAAAGATAAGCTAAAAAGTTACTTAAGCGGAGAGATTCCCCTATCATTCAAGCAAGGTTCGGAATCTTTAAAACGAAAATTATGCATTGAAGCGAATACCGATGAACCTAGTCGCAAATCCTCAGAACGCATAGTTGAATTAATGGCGGAGCATATAGAAAATATAAGAGGCGGATCTGCAGATTTAACTCCTTCAAATAACACAAAAGCGCGTAATCAAAACCCTATAACTCCCGGCGATTACAGCGGAAGGTATATTCACTACGGCATTAGAGAGCATGCAATGGCTGCAATGATGAACGGAATAGTGCTGCATGGAGGTTTTATACCGTATGGCGGGACTTTTCTAGCCTTCAGTGATTATTGCCGCCCGGCGATCAGGCTTTCCGCACTAATGGCTTTGAGAGTAATATACGTTATGACTCATGATTCAATCGGGTTAGGGGAAGATGGCCCCACTCATCAACCGGTTGAGCATTTGGCTGCACTAAGGGCTATTCCTAATTTACTTGTTTTTAGGCCATGTGACGTAATTGAAACCTTAGAATGTTGGGATATAGCTTTAAACCAACAAGGCACTCCTTCCGTGCTTGCTTTAAGCAGGCAGAATCTGCCGCAATTGAGAAAAGAATACTTTAAAGAGAATCATTCTGCATTGGGTGCTTATATAATTAAGAAAGAAGAGAAGGAATTAAAGGTAACCATATTTGCAAGTGGTTCAGAGGTAAGTTTAGCGCTTGTTGTTGCTGAAAAACTTGAAGAAGCGGGAAGCGGTGCAAGGGTGATATCCGTTCCGTGTATGGATTTATTTAAAATGCAGGATAAGGAATATCAAGTTTCTCTTACATGTAATAATAGTCTGAAAGTTGCTATTGAAGCGGGTGTAGAGCAGGGCTGGGAAAGGCTGATCGGTGCCCATGGAATATTTATCGGTATGGAAAGCTTCGGTGAATCGGGAACAGCTTCAGAATTATTTAAATATTTCGGGTTTGATCCAGAAAATATTTTTAAAAAAATAACTCCATACTTAAAAAAATAA
- a CDS encoding 2-oxoglutarate dehydrogenase E1 component, whose amino-acid sequence MSELKLTTPLYGANAPFIEELYNQYIEDPLSVDGSWQEYFKNLSDSPELIKKAFAAAPWQPRKNTIIGYQDKKEQPAKKEAATSGIQDIQKSIAAVKLVEAYRSLGHLYVNYDPLSIKEPEYNAELDYKTYGLTEEDLDKEIYIGNILGAEKATLRDIMSFLSSKYCSRLGIEYMYIENLEEKNWIQNKIESAGNDYSLSNEEKKKALFDLTEAEVFENYLHTKFPGAKRFSIEGGEGAIASMEFAIKYSVNFGVREVIIGMAHRGRLNTLTKVMGKPYHAMLSEFKGELAFPADMDIPGDVKYHLGTSSDVEIDGQKVHLSLTPNPSHLEVVNSIVLGKVRAKQDRRNDIERKEVLGLLIHGDAAFAGQGSVPETLYLSQLKGYHTGGTIHIIINNQIGFTTNPSDARSSRYCSDVAKSIACPIFHVNGDDAEGIIFATKIAAEYRAKFKKDIVIDIVCYRKYGHNEGDEPFFTQPIMYKNIANHKTPDAIYAEKLGAQGLVSSEEYKTYKKNFKSFLDEEYEKSQSYHPTMADWLQGNWGGFKPADKNRAPEVTGVEISTLQKLGTALCSYPTNFNINPKIERQLQAKKQSIETSKGIDWATAEALAFASLINDGYNVRMTGQDVKRGTFSHRHAVLFDQENESQYTPLNNLSSDQKTSLEIHNSNLSEFAVMGFEYGYSFTEPNTLTIWEGQFGDFANGAQVIIDQYISSGEAKWLRMNGLVLLLPHGYEGQGPEHSSARIERFLQLCAKDNMQVVNCSTPASYFHVLRRQLCRNFRKPLVVMSPKSLLRHKYAVSGLIEMDKETTFKPVIDEVNQITSPSDIRKVIICSGKVYYDLTEKREELGANDIAIIRLEQYYPFPSKELAGVIKKYNNAQIFWCQEEHENMGAFYFVEPRIEQVLKDIGHSCKRARYIGRARSASPAVGYLKLHIIELKKLLEEVFG is encoded by the coding sequence ATGTCTGAGTTAAAATTAACCACCCCTCTTTATGGGGCGAATGCACCTTTTATTGAAGAACTTTATAACCAATATATAGAAGATCCCTTATCCGTTGATGGAAGTTGGCAGGAATATTTTAAAAATTTAAGTGATTCTCCCGAATTAATAAAAAAAGCCTTTGCAGCTGCTCCTTGGCAGCCGAGAAAAAATACTATAATCGGATATCAAGACAAAAAAGAACAACCTGCTAAAAAAGAAGCAGCTACCTCAGGTATCCAAGATATTCAAAAATCTATTGCTGCTGTAAAACTTGTTGAAGCTTATAGAAGTTTAGGACATTTATATGTAAATTACGATCCGCTCTCGATTAAAGAGCCGGAGTATAATGCCGAGCTTGACTACAAAACTTACGGACTTACCGAAGAAGATTTAGATAAGGAAATATATATAGGAAATATACTTGGAGCTGAAAAAGCTACCTTAAGGGATATTATGTCATTCCTTTCCTCTAAATATTGCTCACGCCTCGGTATAGAATATATGTATATAGAGAACTTAGAAGAAAAAAATTGGATACAAAATAAAATTGAAAGCGCCGGAAATGATTATAGCCTCAGCAATGAAGAAAAAAAGAAGGCGTTATTTGATTTAACTGAAGCTGAAGTATTTGAAAATTATCTTCATACTAAGTTTCCTGGAGCAAAAAGATTCTCTATTGAAGGTGGTGAAGGAGCAATTGCTTCAATGGAATTTGCAATAAAATATTCCGTAAACTTCGGAGTTAGAGAAGTTATAATCGGAATGGCGCACAGAGGAAGGCTTAATACACTAACTAAGGTAATGGGTAAACCTTATCATGCTATGCTTTCAGAGTTTAAAGGTGAGCTTGCTTTTCCGGCTGATATGGATATTCCGGGGGATGTGAAATATCACTTAGGAACTTCCAGCGACGTTGAAATCGACGGGCAAAAAGTACACTTATCTTTAACTCCGAATCCTTCGCACTTGGAAGTAGTAAATTCTATAGTGCTAGGAAAAGTAAGAGCTAAGCAAGATAGAAGAAACGATATCGAAAGAAAAGAGGTATTAGGGCTTTTAATTCACGGAGATGCAGCCTTTGCAGGCCAAGGCTCGGTTCCTGAAACATTATATTTAAGCCAATTAAAAGGTTACCATACAGGCGGAACCATACATATTATTATCAACAACCAAATCGGGTTTACTACAAACCCGAGTGATGCCAGATCTTCGAGATATTGCTCCGATGTAGCAAAAAGTATAGCCTGCCCGATTTTCCACGTAAATGGAGATGACGCGGAAGGTATAATATTTGCAACAAAGATTGCGGCTGAATATAGAGCTAAGTTTAAAAAAGATATAGTTATTGATATTGTTTGCTATAGAAAATACGGTCATAATGAGGGTGATGAGCCTTTCTTTACACAACCTATTATGTATAAAAATATAGCAAATCATAAAACCCCAGATGCAATCTATGCTGAAAAATTAGGCGCTCAAGGCTTAGTTAGCAGTGAAGAATATAAAACTTATAAGAAAAACTTTAAGTCTTTCCTTGATGAAGAATATGAAAAATCACAAAGTTATCACCCGACTATGGCGGATTGGTTGCAGGGTAACTGGGGAGGCTTTAAGCCGGCTGATAAAAACCGAGCACCGGAAGTTACGGGAGTAGAAATTTCTACACTGCAAAAATTAGGAACAGCCTTATGTAGCTATCCGACTAACTTTAATATCAACCCTAAAATTGAGCGACAGTTACAAGCCAAAAAACAAAGTATAGAAACCAGTAAAGGTATAGATTGGGCAACCGCTGAAGCCTTAGCTTTTGCAAGCTTAATTAATGACGGATACAATGTAAGAATGACCGGACAGGATGTTAAGCGGGGAACATTCTCACACAGGCATGCTGTTTTATTTGATCAGGAAAATGAATCTCAATATACACCATTAAATAACTTAAGCTCTGATCAAAAAACCTCTCTAGAAATTCATAATAGTAATTTATCAGAATTTGCAGTTATGGGCTTTGAGTATGGTTATAGCTTTACCGAACCTAATACCTTAACAATTTGGGAAGGACAGTTCGGTGACTTTGCAAACGGTGCGCAAGTTATCATTGATCAATATATTTCTTCAGGTGAAGCTAAATGGCTTAGAATGAACGGTTTAGTGCTGTTATTACCACACGGATACGAGGGGCAAGGCCCTGAGCATAGCTCGGCAAGGATAGAAAGATTCCTGCAACTTTGTGCTAAAGATAATATGCAGGTTGTTAACTGCTCAACCCCGGCTTCATACTTCCATGTTCTAAGAAGACAGCTATGTAGGAACTTTAGAAAGCCGCTGGTTGTTATGTCACCGAAATCATTACTTAGACATAAATATGCAGTTTCCGGCCTTATAGAAATGGATAAGGAAACTACATTCAAACCTGTGATTGATGAAGTAAATCAAATTACTTCTCCAAGCGATATTAGAAAAGTAATCATCTGCAGCGGAAAAGTTTATTATGACTTAACCGAAAAAAGAGAAGAGCTGGGGGCAAATGATATTGCAATTATCAGGCTTGAGCAATACTATCCTTTCCCAAGTAAAGAGCTTGCGGGGGTGATTAAAAAGTACAATAATGCTCAGATTTTCTGGTGCCAGGAAGAACATGAAAACATGGGAGCTTTTTACTTTGTTGAGCCTAGAATCGAGCAGGTGTTGAAAGATATCGGCCATTCATGTAAACGTGCCCGGTATATAGGTAGAGCCCGTTCAGCTTCACCGGCGGTCGGGTACTTGAAATTACACATAATTGAGCTGAAAAAGCTTTTAGAAGAAGTATTCGGTTAA
- a CDS encoding cation:dicarboxylate symporter family transporter yields MLGKASSIKNIKLPLILLFVLLIPLFFGGIVPLEIKSFFYAISLTMKCTLILITPLIIFSFLFSSLISLKTNIIKFVVILISAVFISNFIAICTGFAISFTALPKLHLPIQNSFNDPAQLKPLWEFCIPKLIPTEFALIGGFLFGIFFSLKKSSIAEKIAEKLNEISTGFLKRIFVPLLPLFILGFVFKLEADQVLLKSLKVYSPVFFVIVGTQICYIILLYMIASNFSLKRFFTYIRNVFPATITGFSTISSMATMPMLIIATEKNLNNPTIVKTIIPATINIHTIGSALGLIILSYATLLTFDYQLPTSSALLKFAFYYALAKFAVVAVPGGVLIIMCPLLEKYLGFTGEMTGLITAVYMLLDPFGTAVNVTGNGAFAIIFSKIYKPSSKKKQFTLFESQKI; encoded by the coding sequence ATGTTAGGAAAAGCAAGCAGTATTAAAAATATAAAGCTACCTTTAATATTATTATTTGTTTTATTAATACCTTTATTTTTCGGTGGTATTGTTCCGCTTGAAATTAAAAGTTTTTTTTATGCTATTAGTTTAACTATGAAATGTACTTTAATATTGATCACTCCTTTAATTATTTTCAGTTTTTTATTTTCTTCACTCATTTCTTTAAAAACTAATATTATAAAATTTGTTGTAATACTAATTTCCGCTGTGTTTATCTCCAATTTTATAGCTATTTGTACCGGATTTGCCATCAGCTTCACTGCTTTACCTAAATTACATCTGCCGATACAAAATTCCTTTAATGACCCGGCTCAACTTAAGCCTTTATGGGAGTTTTGCATACCGAAATTGATTCCCACTGAATTTGCTTTAATCGGCGGTTTTTTATTTGGTATTTTCTTTTCATTAAAAAAAAGCTCTATTGCAGAAAAAATAGCTGAAAAGCTTAATGAAATCTCTACGGGATTTTTAAAACGGATTTTTGTTCCTCTGCTTCCGCTTTTCATTTTAGGTTTTGTATTCAAACTTGAAGCAGATCAAGTTTTATTAAAATCTTTAAAAGTATATAGTCCTGTATTTTTTGTAATAGTCGGGACACAAATTTGTTATATAATATTATTATATATGATAGCTTCAAATTTTTCTCTAAAGCGTTTTTTTACCTATATAAGAAATGTTTTTCCTGCAACAATTACCGGGTTTAGTACAATTTCCAGTATGGCCACAATGCCGATGCTTATTATTGCAACTGAAAAGAATTTAAATAATCCTACAATTGTTAAAACCATAATTCCTGCAACGATTAATATTCATACTATCGGAAGTGCCTTAGGACTAATTATTCTTTCTTATGCAACTCTTTTAACTTTTGACTATCAACTCCCTACTTCCTCAGCATTGTTGAAGTTTGCCTTTTATTATGCACTTGCAAAATTTGCTGTGGTTGCAGTTCCCGGTGGGGTACTAATAATCATGTGCCCTCTGCTTGAAAAATATTTAGGTTTTACTGGAGAAATGACAGGGTTAATTACAGCAGTTTATATGCTTCTTGACCCGTTCGGCACTGCTGTAAATGTAACAGGTAACGGTGCTTTTGCTATAATCTTCTCCAAAATATATAAACCCTCCTCTAAGAAAAAACAATTTACCCTGTTTGAATCTCAGAAAATTTAA
- a CDS encoding Hsp20/alpha crystallin family protein, protein MAKSLIPWDWLKDNGKRNQVSIRREDPSFSKLYSDMERMMNDMFNDYLPTFPRERGKGADIDFLTPKINISETENEYKISAEIPGVEEKDIDLSINKGMLLIKAEKKEEKEEKEEKDEQYHRYERYYGTFQRTISLPEDIDENSIKAKFKGGVLNITIKKNKEAQPATKKIEVKGE, encoded by the coding sequence ATGGCTAAAAGCTTAATACCTTGGGATTGGCTTAAGGATAATGGCAAAAGAAATCAAGTGAGCATAAGGAGAGAAGACCCTTCTTTTTCTAAACTTTACTCGGATATGGAAAGAATGATGAATGATATGTTTAATGATTATTTGCCTACTTTTCCCAGAGAAAGAGGAAAAGGAGCGGATATTGATTTTTTAACTCCAAAAATAAATATTTCAGAAACCGAAAATGAATATAAAATATCAGCTGAAATACCGGGAGTTGAGGAAAAAGATATAGACCTAAGCATAAATAAAGGAATGCTACTGATTAAAGCTGAGAAAAAAGAAGAAAAAGAAGAAAAAGAAGAGAAGGATGAGCAGTATCACCGCTATGAAAGATATTACGGTACCTTCCAAAGAACCATATCTTTGCCCGAAGATATAGATGAAAACAGCATAAAGGCGAAATTTAAAGGAGGTGTATTAAACATAACTATTAAGAAAAATAAAGAAGCTCAACCTGCTACTAAAAAAATAGAAGTTAAAGGTGAATAA